Proteins co-encoded in one Arachis hypogaea cultivar Tifrunner chromosome 11, arahy.Tifrunner.gnm2.J5K5, whole genome shotgun sequence genomic window:
- the LOC112722010 gene encoding uncharacterized protein, whose translation MKHLLLLMYATSPVVADGEFTVGMEFSSREAVIKAMKDYTIRRGVDYRVYESELMTFYAKCTEYGNGCDWLIRVTKMQKKYYWEIRRYNGSHTCTRSTISQDHSKLDSKTVAEAIKPLVEVDPSIKVKSVIADVQSKFNYTISYRKAWLAKQQAFESIFGSWEALYEALPIWFEAMCHKEPSAVVHFETMHAYQGDDLVPDIRVLHRVFWSYYPCIRAFRHCKPVVQVDGTHLYGKYKGCLLVAVSQDGNNNIVPIAFAIVEGETSDAWYFFLSNLRQHVVTHDGVGLISDRHDSIRSAIERSNGAWSPPRAFHMFCIQHIESNFLRKFKAPYLQKLVVNIGYSRMTREYQMRYERLKERGEAYTNWLDRIPREQYALAFDGGYRWGHMTTNLVECINSVLKGARNLPVTALVKATFYRLNELFTRKIAEAEARINARLVFSEMVITKLHANQRASGNIHVIYFDKENEVFEVCEMPSGVEYAVDLRHHRCDCGEFQVDRIPCQNVFACCANQMLDWQVYVNDVYKMDQVRRVYRARFEPLKNPATWPAYHGPRFVGNPFLRRVAKGRPKMTCFLNEMDTRMLRRPRRYKQ comes from the exons ATGAAGCATTTATTACTTTTGATGTATGCAACGTCTCCTGTTGTGGCGGATGGTGAGTTCACAGTGGGGATGGAATTCAGTTCAAGGGAGGCAGTAATCAAGGcaatgaaagattataccattCGTAGAGGTGTGGACTATCGGGTATATGAGTCGGAACTGATGACATTCTATGCCAAATGTACAGAATATGGGAATGGTTGTGACTGGTTGATCAGGGTAACCAAAATGCAGAAGAAGTACTATTGGGagataaggaggtacaatggAAGTCACACTTGTACCAGGTCTACTATTTCTCAAGACCATTCGAAGCTGGATTCCAAGACagttgcagaagcaataaagccattGGTAGAGGTTGACCCGTCTATAAAGGTGAAATCAGTAATTGCTGATGTCCAGTCAAAGTTTAACTACACCATCAGTTATCGCAAGGCTTGGTTAGCAAAGCAGCAGGCGTTCGAATCAATTTTCGGAAGTTGGGAAGCATTGTATGAAGCTTTGcccatatggtttgaggccatgtgccACAAAGAGCCATCAGCAGTGGTTCACTTTGAAACAATGCATGCTTACCAGGGGGATGATTTGGTTCCTGATATACGTGTTCTACATAgagtcttctggagttattacccttgtATAAGGGCCTTCAGACACTGCAAGCCAGTGGTGCAGGTGGACGGGACTCATTTGTATGGAAAATACAAGGGTTGTTTATTGGTTGCAGTCTCACAAGATGGTAATAACAACATcgtgcctattgcatttgccatagtggagggagagacttctgacGCATGGTACTTTTTTTTGAGCAACCTGCGTCAACATGTGGTGACACATGATGGTGTGGGACTTATCTCTGATCGACACGATTCGATTAGGTCAGCTATTGAACGAAGTAATGGGGCGTGGTCTCCTCCTAGAGCTTTCCATATGTTTTGTATCCAGCATATTGAGTCCAACTTCTTAAGGAAGTTCAAGGCACCTTACTTGCAGAAGCTTGTCGTCAACATTG GATACTCGAGGATGACCAGGGAGTACCAGATGCGCTATGAACGATTAAAGGAACGGGGTGAGGCTTACACCAACTGGCTTGATCGGATCCCTCGTGAGCAGTATGCTTTGGCATTTGATGGTGGTTACCGATGGGGTCATATGACCACCAATCTTGTGGAATGTATCAACTCCGTTTTAAAGGGTGCACGCAATCTTCCAGTCACTGCACTTGTTAAGGCTACATTTTACAGACTGAATGAGTTGTTTACTAGGAAAATAGCTGAGGCTGAAGCCCGAATCAATGCTAGACTTGTGTTCTCTGAGATGGTGATAACCAAGCTGCATGCAAATCAACGAGCATCAGGTAACATACatgttatctattttgataaaGAAAATGAAGTCTTCGAAGTATGCGAGATGCCTAGTGGGGTTGAGTATGCAGTTGACCTACGCCACCATCGGTGCGACTGTGGTGAATTCCAGGTTGACCGAATTCCATGTCAAAACGTGTTTGCGTGTTGTGCAAATCAGATGTTGGATTGGCAAGTGTACGTTAATGACGTTTACAAGATGGACCAAGTTCGAAGAGTATACAGGGCTAGGTTTGAACCACTGAAAAATCCGGCAACGTGGCCTGCTTATCATGGACCTAGATTCGTTGGAAACCCGTTTCTCAGACGGGTAGCCAAAGGTCGGCCAAAGATGACCtgcttcttgaatgagatggacactcGTATGTTGCGTCGCCCGAGGCGATACAAGCAATGA